AGGCGACCATGCACGATGATCAGCGCGCGGGTGACGTTGGGCAGCGGCTGACGCCAATCCTGGCTCAAGCCCAGGCTCAAGGCGCCGGCATCCAGTTGGAAACGATCGGGGCTGACCACCTTGACACCATGTTCTTTCTTGGCGGCCCAGGTGACGGTGGAACACATCGCTAATGCGCTAAGCAGCAATCCCAATCGTTTATTCATTTAAAGGCTCTTGGCTGTAAAGGTGTCGCATTGAGTGATCTGGCCCTCTGCGAAGCCGGTCTTGAACCAGCGAACCCGCTGTGCGGAGGTGCCGTGGGTAAATGAGTCCGGCACTACGCGGCCTTGACCCTGTTGCTGCAAACGGTCATCGCCAATGGCGTTGGCCGCATTCAGTGCGGCTTCAATATCGCCGGGCTCCAGCCAGTTCAGGCGTTTTTGCGCGCGGTTGGCCCACACGCCGGCGAAACAGTCGGCTTGCAGTTCCTGGCGTACCAGTAAACCGCCATCGCCTTGCATCTGCCGGCCTTGCTGGCGCGCGGCCTGGATCTTGGCCGAGATGCCCAGCAGGGTTTGCACGTGGTGCCCGACTTCATGGGCAATCACATACGCCTGGGCGAACTCGCCCGAAGCCTTGAAGCGTTGCGACATCTCCCGGAAGAAATCCAGGTCCAGATACACTTGTTGGTCAGCCGGGCAATAGAACGGGCCGCTGGCCGAGGTGGCGCCACCGCAGGCGGAATTGACCCGGCCACGGAACAGAATCAGTTTCGGGTTCTTGTAGGCCAACCCGTTTTCCTTGAACACCTGGCCCCAGGTGTCTTCCGTATCGCCCAGCACGGCGCGCACGAAATCGGCCTGTTGATCATTGGCCGGCGGCGCCTGGCGCGCCTGCGTACTCGCCGGCGGCGCTTGCTCCATTTGGCCGCTTAACTGGCCGAGGATCTGCATCGGGTCCTGGCCGGTCAGCCAGCCAATGCCGACGATCAGCACAATCGCCGTGAGGCTCAGACCCTTGCCGCCGCCAAAGCGCATGCCGCCACCGCCGCCGCCACTGTCATCGCGGGCGTCCACCACGTTGTCGCTGCGTCGGCCTTTTTTCCATAGCATGGGTGCAGTCCTCTCGTTAAGCCTGCGCTCTTTATTGATAAGAGCAGTGTTGTTGGTGCAGGGGCATGGCGCCAGCCCGGCTGTCCGACAAGCAACGAGAGCTGCCTAGTATCGCTGCTGTCAGGCCGTGTCGGCAGGGGCGCCAGATGAAAGTTATGTCAGGTTTGCCGCCTCAGTCGCGGCAGTAACCTTCACCGGTGTCGACGATCAGGCAGTCCTTTTTATCCGCCAGCCATTTAAGGCCAGTGGCTTCACCGTCGCCGGCGCTCAGCTGTTGCGGGCCGTCCGGGCGGGTGAAACTGATGCCGTCTTCATTGGCTTCGCCTTTGAAGGTGCCGGAGTCGTCGGCATCAAGGCCGTATTGCATGGTCAGCAGGTAGTGGCCACGGCCGATGCTGTCGTCCTTGGCGATGGTCAGGTTCAGGCCTTCGACGCCGATCCATTTGCCGACCCATTTATCGGTCGGTGGGGTTGCCGGCACCAGCGTGGCTTGCACGGAAGCCGGTGCGGGTTTAGGCGCTTCCTGGGGTTCCTTGTTACACGCGGTGAGCAGGGCAAGGGCAGAAAGAACAAAGAGTGTTTTTTTCATAGCGACATGGCCTTGGTTAAAAAGGGTGCAACGCGACGGTGAACGTGCAGCGTTGGACTCGAAACCCATGAATTAGTGCGCTGTTCGCACGGTGTTTGGTTATGCTCTTGGGGCAGACGCAAGCCCGGCTGCTAGATTACCGGGTTGAGTGCCAAAGCGTTCAGCCCACCATGCAAGAGAATTCAATGACTGTCAGCACACCGCTTTCCGGCGTCAACCATCCTTTCAAAGGCATCCTGCTGATTGTGCTGGCGACGTTTCTGTTCTCCAGCCACGACGCCTTGTCCAAGTACCTGGCCGGGTTCTACCCGATTGTGATGGTGGTGTGGGCGCGTTACCTGGTGCACACCTTGCTGATGGCCGGGATATTCCTGCCGCAATCCGGCTTGCGGGTGCTGCGCAGCAAGCGGCCGGGCATGCAGGTGGTGCGTGCTTTGTGCCTGTTGGGCACCAGTCTGTTTTTTACCGCGGCGCTGCACTACATCCCGTTGGCGGAAGCCACGGCGGTGAACTTCCTGGCGCCGATCCTGGTGACGGCGCTGTCAGTGCCCTTGCTCGGCGAGCACGTCACGCGTGGCCAATGGCTGGCGGTGATCTGCGGGTTTGTCGGTGTGTTGATCATTATCCACCCCGGCGGCGAACTGTTTACGCCTGCGGTATTGCTGCCGCTGTGTTCGGCGATGTTCTTCTGTTTCTACCAACTGCTCACGCGCATCCTCAGCCAATACGACACGCCGACCACCAGCAACTTCTTTGCC
The window above is part of the Pseudomonas sp. KBS0710 genome. Proteins encoded here:
- a CDS encoding membrane lipoprotein lipid attachment site-containing protein, with translation MKKTLFVLSALALLTACNKEPQEAPKPAPASVQATLVPATPPTDKWVGKWIGVEGLNLTIAKDDSIGRGHYLLTMQYGLDADDSGTFKGEANEDGISFTRPDGPQQLSAGDGEATGLKWLADKKDCLIVDTGEGYCRD
- a CDS encoding neutral zinc metallopeptidase, with protein sequence MLWKKGRRSDNVVDARDDSGGGGGGMRFGGGKGLSLTAIVLIVGIGWLTGQDPMQILGQLSGQMEQAPPASTQARQAPPANDQQADFVRAVLGDTEDTWGQVFKENGLAYKNPKLILFRGRVNSACGGATSASGPFYCPADQQVYLDLDFFREMSQRFKASGEFAQAYVIAHEVGHHVQTLLGISAKIQAARQQGRQMQGDGGLLVRQELQADCFAGVWANRAQKRLNWLEPGDIEAALNAANAIGDDRLQQQGQGRVVPDSFTHGTSAQRVRWFKTGFAEGQITQCDTFTAKSL
- a CDS encoding DMT family transporter, which codes for MTVSTPLSGVNHPFKGILLIVLATFLFSSHDALSKYLAGFYPIVMVVWARYLVHTLLMAGIFLPQSGLRVLRSKRPGMQVVRALCLLGTSLFFTAALHYIPLAEATAVNFLAPILVTALSVPLLGEHVTRGQWLAVICGFVGVLIIIHPGGELFTPAVLLPLCSAMFFCFYQLLTRILSQYDTPTTSNFFAGLCNTLVMSALVPFFWQVPTLWHACLMLALGTCGMTAHLMLTQAFRFAAPALLAPFGYCQIVFAGLLGWLVFSHTPDVTTVVGIGVICMSGLAAAWQQRRR